The Caldilineales bacterium genome has a segment encoding these proteins:
- a CDS encoding ABC transporter permease: MSAIATPAVSIADQPARSESLWRTAWRSLRRNPVGMFGLVGFLALVGLVLLAPALAPADPTAMDFEHILEGPSHSHLFGTDDLGRDILSRVLYGGRESLSVALLAVAVAGIGGVVFGLISGYYGGAVDNTIMRLVDILLAFPAILLALSIVAALGPSLGTVLIALGLSSIPAVIRFVRGTVLAAKNNEYVLAARVLGAGDATIMFTQILPNIFAPLIVYSTLGLASAILATAGLSYIGLGAQPPSPEWGAMLNAGRTYLRDAWWMSVFPGLAIFFAVLCINLLGDGLRDALDPKLRV, translated from the coding sequence ATGAGCGCCATCGCCACGCCTGCCGTCTCCATCGCCGACCAGCCGGCCCGCAGCGAAAGCCTGTGGCGCACAGCCTGGCGCTCGCTGCGCCGCAATCCCGTGGGGATGTTCGGGCTGGTGGGCTTTCTGGCCCTGGTGGGGCTGGTGCTGCTGGCGCCGGCCCTGGCGCCGGCTGACCCCACGGCCATGGATTTCGAGCACATCCTCGAAGGCCCCAGCCATAGCCATCTCTTTGGCACCGACGATCTGGGCCGCGACATCCTCAGCCGGGTGCTTTATGGCGGGCGCGAGTCGCTCAGCGTGGCCCTGCTGGCGGTGGCCGTGGCCGGCATCGGCGGTGTGGTCTTTGGCCTGATCAGCGGCTACTACGGCGGCGCCGTGGACAACACCATCATGCGGCTGGTCGATATCCTGCTGGCCTTCCCCGCCATCCTCCTGGCCCTGAGCATCGTGGCCGCGCTCGGCCCCAGCCTGGGCACGGTGTTGATCGCCCTGGGCCTGTCCTCGATCCCGGCCGTGATCCGTTTCGTGCGCGGCACGGTGTTGGCGGCCAAGAACAACGAATACGTGCTGGCCGCGCGCGTCTTGGGCGCCGGCGACGCCACCATCATGTTCACCCAGATCCTGCCCAACATCTTCGCCCCGCTCATCGTCTACAGCACCCTCGGCCTGGCCAGCGCCATCCTGGCCACCGCCGGCCTCAGCTACATCGGCCTGGGCGCGCAGCCGCCCTCGCCCGAATGGGGCGCCATGCTGAACGCCGGCCGCACCTACCTGCGCGACGCCTGGTGGATGTCGGTCTTCCCCGGCCTGGCCATCTTCTTCGCCGTGCTCTGCATCAACCTGCTGGGCGACGGCCTGCGCGATGCGCTCGACCCCAAGCTGCGCGTCTGA
- a CDS encoding thiamine pyrophosphate-binding protein — MSPPTNPPTAARFLAETLTNYGVTHVFYVDAILRKTMVELEALGVRRVVTHSEKAAAYMADGYARIARRAGVCLAQSVGAANLAAGLQDAWLGHSPVIALTGKKPPAFQHRHAYQEIDHTPPFTAVTKFNADVTTPAQLPQLLRQAFRSALSATPGPVHLDLLGHNGRALEAATVEFGPAGAEQPVAIPLRRPRPDPDEVTQAAAAIAAAKRPVIVAGGGVTLGSAAQSELIALAEKLSIPVATSVNGKGAILDTHPLSVGVVGSYSARCANQVVAEADLVIFIGSATGDQTTHDWRLPRPGAAVVQIDLDPAEIGRNYPGAVGVVGDAKAALTMLLEVCQPTPADPGWLPRVRQLVAAWQQEIEPLRCSAAIPIRPERLCKDLSDALPADAVLVSDTGYAAIWTATMVQLRQPGQTYLRAAGSLGWAFPAALGVKCATPERPVLCFSGDGGFWYHLAELETARRHGIATVTVVNNNGGFAQGIDDIHAQYGDRPGRPEELYRFAPVDFARLATDIGCLGLRVEDPADLAPALRQALAANRPAVIDVVTDLSYRAPAPWTPN, encoded by the coding sequence ATGTCCCCACCCACCAACCCACCCACCGCCGCCCGTTTCCTGGCCGAAACGCTGACAAACTATGGCGTCACCCACGTTTTCTACGTGGACGCCATCCTGCGCAAGACGATGGTCGAGCTGGAAGCGCTGGGCGTCCGCCGCGTCGTCACCCACTCCGAGAAGGCGGCTGCCTACATGGCCGACGGCTACGCCCGCATCGCCCGCCGCGCCGGCGTCTGCCTGGCGCAGTCGGTGGGCGCGGCCAACCTGGCCGCCGGCCTGCAAGACGCCTGGCTGGGCCATTCGCCTGTGATCGCGCTCACCGGTAAAAAACCGCCCGCTTTCCAGCACCGCCACGCCTACCAGGAAATCGACCACACGCCGCCCTTTACGGCAGTGACCAAGTTCAACGCCGATGTGACGACGCCGGCGCAGTTGCCGCAGCTGTTGCGGCAGGCATTCCGGTCGGCGCTCTCCGCCACGCCGGGGCCGGTGCACCTGGATCTGTTGGGGCACAACGGCCGGGCGCTGGAGGCGGCCACGGTCGAGTTCGGGCCGGCTGGGGCCGAGCAGCCGGTCGCCATCCCCCTCCGTCGCCCTCGCCCCGACCCGGACGAAGTGACCCAGGCCGCCGCCGCCATCGCCGCCGCCAAGAGGCCGGTGATCGTGGCCGGCGGCGGCGTCACCCTCGGCTCGGCTGCGCAGAGCGAGCTGATAGCCCTGGCCGAGAAACTGTCCATCCCCGTGGCCACCTCGGTCAACGGCAAAGGCGCCATCCTCGATACGCACCCCCTCAGCGTCGGCGTCGTCGGCTCCTACTCGGCCCGCTGCGCCAACCAGGTGGTGGCCGAGGCCGACCTGGTCATCTTCATCGGCAGCGCGACCGGCGACCAGACCACGCACGACTGGCGCCTGCCCCGACCCGGCGCGGCGGTGGTGCAGATCGACCTCGACCCAGCCGAGATCGGCCGCAACTATCCGGGCGCGGTCGGCGTCGTCGGCGACGCCAAAGCCGCCCTGACCATGCTGCTCGAAGTCTGCCAGCCGACCCCAGCCGACCCTGGCTGGCTGCCGCGGGTGCGCCAGCTGGTGGCAGCCTGGCAGCAGGAGATCGAGCCGCTGCGTTGCTCCGCTGCCATCCCGATCCGCCCCGAGCGGCTGTGCAAAGACCTGAGCGACGCCCTCCCCGCCGACGCCGTGCTGGTCTCGGACACCGGCTATGCGGCCATCTGGACGGCGACGATGGTGCAGCTCAGGCAGCCCGGCCAGACCTACCTGCGCGCGGCCGGCTCGCTGGGCTGGGCCTTTCCGGCGGCGTTGGGCGTCAAGTGCGCGACGCCGGAGCGGCCGGTGCTCTGTTTCAGCGGCGACGGCGGGTTCTGGTATCACCTGGCCGAGTTGGAGACGGCGCGGCGGCACGGCATCGCCACCGTCACGGTCGTCAACAACAACGGCGGCTTTGCCCAGGGCATCGACGACATCCACGCCCAATACGGCGACCGGCCCGGCCGCCCGGAGGAACTCTATCGCTTTGCGCCGGTCGATTTCGCCCGCCTGGCCACCGACATCGGTTGCCTGGGCCTGCGCGTCGAAGACCCCGCCGACCTGGCCCCGGCCCTGCGCCAGGCCCTGGCCGCCAACCGGCCCGCCGTCATCGATGTCGTCACCGACCTTTCCTACCGCGCCCCGGCGCCGTGGACGCCGAATTGA
- a CDS encoding ABC transporter permease, translating to MLLYTIRRLLTLIPVLLGVSFLTFAIAQVTPGDPAALALGTNATPEAIAALRQQLGLDDPFLVQYGRYVWNALHGDLGTSIRGQTPVLQEILQRLPSTVELTVAAMLIAIVLGVGAGIIAATTRHRSLDGATMVTSLVGLSIPNFWLAILLIIVFGVNLKWISVTGGEGLADLLLPAFVLALAPAAVLARLTRSSIKEVVREDYVRTARAKGLSLRQVIRVHVVRNSLIPVITVIGLQTAALLGGAVFIEAVFARPGLGRFAVNAIANRDYPQVQGVVLFAALVYVLVNLGVDLLYGVLDPRIRYD from the coding sequence ATGCTTCTCTACACCATCCGCCGCCTGCTGACCCTGATCCCCGTCCTCTTGGGTGTGTCGTTCCTGACCTTCGCCATCGCCCAGGTGACGCCGGGCGACCCGGCCGCGCTGGCGCTGGGCACCAACGCCACACCCGAGGCCATCGCCGCCCTGCGCCAGCAGCTCGGCCTGGACGACCCCTTCCTGGTGCAGTACGGCCGCTATGTCTGGAACGCCCTGCACGGCGACCTGGGCACCTCGATCCGGGGCCAGACGCCGGTGTTGCAAGAGATCTTGCAGCGGCTGCCCAGCACGGTCGAGTTGACGGTGGCGGCCATGCTGATCGCCATCGTCCTGGGGGTGGGCGCCGGCATCATCGCCGCCACCACCCGCCATCGCTCGCTCGACGGCGCCACCATGGTCACCTCGCTGGTGGGCCTCTCCATCCCCAACTTCTGGCTGGCGATCCTCCTGATCATCGTTTTCGGCGTCAACCTGAAGTGGATCTCCGTCACCGGCGGCGAGGGCCTGGCCGACCTGCTCCTGCCGGCCTTCGTGCTGGCCCTGGCACCGGCGGCGGTGCTGGCCCGGCTCACGCGTTCGAGCATCAAAGAGGTGGTGCGCGAGGATTATGTGCGCACGGCGCGGGCCAAAGGCCTGAGCCTGCGCCAGGTGATCCGGGTGCACGTGGTGCGCAACTCGCTCATCCCGGTCATCACCGTCATCGGTCTGCAGACGGCGGCCCTGTTGGGCGGGGCGGTGTTCATCGAGGCCGTGTTCGCCCGGCCCGGCCTGGGCCGTTTTGCCGTCAACGCCATCGCCAACCGCGACTATCCGCAGGTGCAGGGCGTGGTGCTGTTTGCGGCGCTCGTGTATGTTCTCGTCAATTTGGGCGTCGATCTCCTCTACGGCGTCCTCGACCCGCGCATCCGCTATGACTGA
- a CDS encoding ATP-binding cassette domain-containing protein: MTDNRPLDPNDRPLIEVRNLTKYFPITRGFWQRKVGEVKAVDGLSFEIRQGETLGLVGESGCGKSTTGRAILRLYPLTAGSVAFAGIDLSALKPAQLRPLRRRMQMIFQDPYASLNPRMTVSAIIAAPLRIHRIGNARERQARVRELLDLVGLNPGFANRFPHEFSGGQRQRIGIARALALNPEFIVCDEPIAALDVSIQAQVVNLLMDLQARLGLTYLFIAHDLSMVRHISNRVAVMYLGKIVELTGSREMVAAPLHPYTQALLSAAPIPNPRLERSRQRIVLQGDLPSPANPPAGCNFSTRCPLAQEICARVEPDFKSVTPGHAVACHLVS; this comes from the coding sequence GTGACCGACAACCGACCACTTGATCCCAACGACCGGCCCTTGATCGAAGTCCGCAACCTGACCAAATACTTCCCCATCACCCGCGGCTTTTGGCAGCGCAAGGTGGGCGAGGTCAAGGCCGTGGACGGCCTCAGCTTCGAGATCCGGCAGGGCGAGACCCTGGGGCTGGTGGGCGAGAGCGGCTGCGGCAAATCGACCACCGGCCGCGCCATCCTGCGCTTGTACCCGCTCACCGCCGGCTCGGTCGCATTCGCTGGCATCGACCTCAGCGCGCTCAAACCGGCCCAACTGCGACCGCTGCGCCGGCGGATGCAGATGATCTTCCAGGACCCCTACGCCTCGCTCAACCCGCGCATGACCGTGAGCGCCATCATCGCCGCGCCGCTGCGCATCCACCGCATCGGCAACGCCAGAGAGCGGCAAGCGCGCGTGCGCGAGCTGCTGGATCTGGTGGGGCTGAACCCCGGCTTCGCCAACCGCTTTCCGCACGAATTCTCCGGCGGCCAGCGCCAGCGCATCGGCATCGCCCGCGCCCTGGCCCTGAACCCGGAGTTCATCGTCTGCGACGAGCCGATCGCCGCCCTCGATGTCTCCATCCAGGCCCAGGTCGTCAACCTGCTGATGGATTTGCAGGCCCGGCTCGGCCTCACCTATCTGTTCATCGCCCACGACCTCAGCATGGTGCGCCACATCAGCAACAGGGTGGCGGTGATGTACCTGGGCAAGATCGTGGAGTTGACCGGCAGCCGCGAGATGGTCGCCGCCCCCTTGCATCCCTACACCCAGGCCTTGCTCTCGGCCGCGCCCATCCCCAACCCGCGCCTGGAGCGCAGCCGCCAGCGCATCGTGCTGCAAGGCGACCTGCCCAGCCCGGCCAACCCGCCGGCCGGCTGCAACTTCAGCACCCGCTGCCCGCTCGCCCAGGAGATCTGCGCTCGCGTCGAACCCGATTTCAAGTCGGTGACGCCCGGCCATGCCGTAGCCTGCCATCTGGTTTCGTGA
- a CDS encoding ABC transporter ATP-binding protein: MPTLLEICNLTTQFHTREGVIMAVADVSFSLEEGEVAAIVGESGSGKSVTMLSVLRLIPEPPGRISAGQVLFKGRDLVQLREEEMERVRGAEIAMIFQDPLSSLNPTLTIGFQIGEALKLHQGMSDEQAQRRAAELLTMVGIPNAGERLQDYPHQFSGGMRQRAMIAMGLSCNPQLLIADEPTTALDVTIQAQIVDLIQRLQAEMGMTVIWITHDLGVVARLAERVIVMYAGAIVEDAPVDELFAAPGHPYTLGLLASLPHLDAADDARLVSIPGQPPHLANLRPGCPFAPRCGYTMDRCTREKPALEIVAPRHRVACWKAASPTGA; this comes from the coding sequence ATGCCTACCCTGCTGGAAATCTGCAACCTGACGACCCAGTTCCACACCCGCGAGGGGGTGATCATGGCCGTCGCTGACGTCTCCTTCAGCCTGGAGGAGGGCGAGGTGGCGGCCATCGTGGGCGAGAGCGGCAGCGGCAAGAGCGTGACCATGCTCTCGGTCCTGCGCCTGATCCCAGAGCCGCCGGGCCGGATCAGCGCCGGGCAGGTATTGTTCAAGGGCCGCGACCTGGTGCAACTGCGCGAGGAGGAGATGGAGCGCGTGCGCGGGGCCGAGATCGCCATGATCTTCCAGGACCCGCTTTCGTCGCTGAACCCCACCCTCACCATCGGCTTTCAGATCGGCGAGGCGCTCAAGCTGCACCAGGGGATGAGCGACGAGCAGGCGCAGAGGCGGGCGGCCGAGCTATTGACGATGGTCGGCATCCCCAACGCCGGCGAGCGGCTGCAGGACTACCCACACCAGTTCTCCGGCGGCATGCGCCAGCGGGCGATGATCGCCATGGGGCTATCGTGCAACCCCCAACTGCTGATCGCCGATGAGCCGACCACGGCCCTCGATGTGACCATCCAGGCCCAGATCGTCGACCTGATCCAGCGCTTACAGGCCGAGATGGGGATGACGGTCATCTGGATCACCCACGATCTGGGGGTGGTGGCGCGGCTGGCCGAGCGGGTCATCGTCATGTACGCCGGCGCCATCGTCGAGGATGCGCCGGTGGACGAGCTCTTCGCTGCGCCCGGCCATCCCTACACCCTGGGCCTGCTGGCTTCGCTACCCCATCTGGATGCGGCCGACGATGCCCGCCTGGTTTCGATCCCCGGCCAGCCGCCGCACCTGGCCAACCTGCGGCCCGGCTGCCCCTTTGCCCCGCGCTGCGGCTACACCATGGACCGCTGCACCCGCGAGAAGCCGGCCCTGGAAATCGTGGCCCCGCGCCATCGTGTGGCCTGCTGGAAAGCCGCCTCACCGACCGGAGCGTGA
- a CDS encoding enoyl-CoA hydratase/isomerase family protein, translating into MNDLIRLTQDGAVAQLVLNRPEKRNAINLPLLEDLDAALRQVERMAGLRTLIVRGEGKTFSAGVDPALFAAQAERFGPDWRLHSRAITAGAQAIFGRLERLELPTLCLIHGHCLGMALELALACDIRIAAEGAILGLPETRIGLLPDVGGTTRLTRLVGPARAKELIFSGRQFDAALAERWGIVNYVTPLDQLEARAMELAAEIGQAAPLAVGMAKRVIDGLSDLERGQQLEAWAQSLLFQSEDFQEAMASFMQRPPHFKGR; encoded by the coding sequence ATGAATGACTTGATCCGCCTCACCCAGGACGGGGCCGTGGCCCAGCTCGTCCTCAACCGGCCCGAAAAACGCAACGCCATCAACCTGCCTCTGCTCGAAGACCTTGACGCCGCCCTGCGCCAGGTCGAGCGCATGGCCGGCCTGCGCACGCTGATCGTGCGCGGCGAGGGCAAAACCTTCTCGGCCGGCGTCGATCCGGCCCTTTTCGCCGCCCAGGCCGAGCGTTTTGGTCCCGATTGGCGGCTGCACAGCCGCGCCATCACGGCCGGGGCGCAGGCCATCTTCGGCCGGCTGGAGCGGCTGGAACTCCCCACCCTCTGCCTGATCCACGGCCATTGCCTGGGCATGGCGCTGGAACTGGCCCTGGCCTGCGACATCCGCATCGCCGCCGAGGGCGCCATCCTGGGGCTGCCCGAGACGCGCATCGGCCTCCTGCCCGATGTCGGCGGGACCACACGGCTGACCCGGCTGGTCGGCCCGGCGCGGGCCAAAGAGCTGATCTTCAGCGGCCGCCAGTTCGACGCTGCCCTGGCCGAGCGTTGGGGCATCGTCAACTACGTCACACCGCTCGACCAATTGGAGGCCAGGGCGATGGAGTTGGCGGCGGAAATCGGCCAGGCGGCGCCGCTGGCCGTGGGCATGGCCAAGCGGGTGATCGACGGGCTGAGCGACCTGGAGCGGGGCCAGCAGTTGGAGGCCTGGGCGCAGAGCCTGCTGTTCCAGAGCGAGGATTTTCAAGAGGCGATGGCGAGCTTCATGCAGCGCCCGCCGCACTTCAAAGGACGATGA